A stretch of Fusarium poae strain DAOMC 252244 chromosome 2, whole genome shotgun sequence DNA encodes these proteins:
- a CDS encoding hypothetical protein (TransMembrane:1 (o376-394i)) yields the protein MPPTTRSKGVRVKACLPEHPFANDEYYRLLAFVKQSINDIINNPNNDIENRIYNGIPHGIVEELLFFQLHFEHNIFPNINSALYPTYKQVKAKLCTEWNRRYAQTYGGRVGLLYRYGLEALVLNADEMAKIESFYKDITSQRTNDGVTPSSTEETIEAPGIAQPTAITAPPTLTQETTEAGVPQPTAIIASPTTVIPQRPSIAQAPTKSETKSKARLKLKNKKARPKATAPKLKSENSNLKIARRKNRNLDVGNQNNHVKSAMNRPRRNSSNPVDHEEITRLRNQVELGHRFSLLERGFNPEGSSMSADEISQSFQALFQRIRDTCWDVARDSNIEFQSDVEDSEVINSWSRKTFKSELGVWLQTQIGGSMTTENLLMGVVGAAIIELAFQPAFPKILRRKPRIVNKYREIILCWGGSTSLRNADFLMFSQLIEDEKGEIIDKGTKEIADRIVKGLQQQQRLQQPGGTQKDDQLMYKPVEASDFMSVLEKALTLKLDLTASMSRLKFIYFTPEEHFDDLYMTRCRGSDHGTFKIKACIFPALFLEPRRDEADDSGDYVLQHSADYNTYFTELVGEILSPSALVAKAMVLT from the exons ATGCCTCCCACCACTCGCAGCAAAGGTGTCAGAGTGAAGGCGTGTCTGCCAGAGCACCCGTTTGCGAATGATGAGTACTACAGACTTCTTGCCTTTGTGAAACAGAGCATCAacgacatcatcaacaaccccAACAACGACATTGAAAACAGAATCTACAACGGCATCCCCCACGGCATCGTCGAAGAACTATTATTCTTCCAACTACACTTCGAGCATAACATTTTCCCAAACATCAACAGCGCCTTGTATCCGACCTACAAACAGGTTAAAGCTAAACTTTGCACGGAGTGGAATAGACGGTATGCTCAGACCTATGGCGGCAGAGTCGGCTTACTCTACAGGTATGGACTTGAAGCTCTGGTATTGAATGCGGATGAGATGGCAAAAATCGAGAGCTTTTACAAAGACATCACAAGTCAAAGAACAAATGATGGTGTAACACCATCTTCGACAGAGGAAACTATAGAAGCACCTGGTATCGCACAGCCCACTGCAATCACAGCACCACCGACATTGACGCAGGAAACCACAGAAGCTGGTGTTCCTCAGCCCACTGCAATCATAGCATCACCTACTACGGTCATCCCACAAAGGCCATCAATCGCCCAAGCTCCAACCAAGAGCGAGACCAAGTCCAAGGCCAGACTCAAATTGAAAAACAAGAAAGCCCGTCCCAAGGCCACAGCGCCCAAATTAAAAAGCGAGAATAGCAATCTCAAGATCGCCCGTCGTAAGAACAGAAATCTGGATGTCGGAAACCAGAACAACCATGTCAAGAGCGCAATGAACAGGCCCAGGAGAAACTCTTCGAACCCCGTTGATCATGAAGAGATAACGAGATTACGGAATCAGGTGGAGCTAGGCCACCGCTTCTCACTGCTAGAGAGGGGATTTAATCCTGAAGGGTCCAGTATGTCAGCGGACGAGATTTCTCAAAGCTTCCAGGCTTTGTTTCAACGTATTCGAGATACATGTTGGGATGTCGCCAGAGACAGTAACATTGAGTTTCAGTCTGACGTTGAGGACAGCGAAGTGATCAATTCCTGGTCACGCAAGACGTTCAAGAGTGAATTAGGCGTATGGCTTCAAACACAGATTGGAGGGTCCATGACAACGGAAAACCTGCTTATGGGAGTTGTGGGTGCAGCCATCATCGAACTCGCTTTTCAGCCCGCTTTCCCCAAGATTTTAAGAAGGAAGCCAAGGATTGTGAATAAATACCGAGAAATCATTCTGTGCTGGG GAGGATCAACATCTCTGCGAAACGCGGATTTTCTCATGTTCTCTCAGCTTATCGAAGATGAAAAGGGAGAAATTATCGACAAAGGCACAAAAGAAATTGCGGATCGCATCGTCAAAGGActgcaacagcaacagcgaCTGCAACAGCCAGGAGGGACCCAAAAGGACGACCAACTAATGTATAAGCCTGTCGAAGCCTCAGACTTCATGTCTGTACTTGAAAAGGCTCTAACTCTAAAGCTCGATTTGACTGCAAGCATGTCACGACTAAAGTTCATTTATTTCACGCCGGAGGAGCATTTCGACGACTTGTACATGACGAGATGTAGAGGCTCCGACCATGGTACCTTCAAAATCAAGGCCTGCATATTTCCTGCTTTGTTCTTGGAACCACGCAGAGATGAAGCGGACGACTCGGGAGATTATGTTCTTCAGCACAGCGCTGACTACAACACGTATTTTACCGAGCTTGTGGGCGAGATTCTGTCTCCGTCTGCATTGGTGGCTAAAGCGATGGTACTCACCTGA